From a single Benincasa hispida cultivar B227 unplaced genomic scaffold, ASM972705v1 Contig459, whole genome shotgun sequence genomic region:
- the LOC120069532 gene encoding vacuolar protein 8-like, whose translation MVEDSMKGRPGDCQLTEDWLLHAHELVPLALQKAREVKVFPGRWKMIIIKMEQIPSRLSDLSSHPFFSRNALCKEQLQAVSKTLEEVIELADICVQEKYEGKLRMQNDLDSLSGKLDLNLRDCGHLIKTGVLSEATLPLSVTGTLTEPESTDHKNVRELLARLQIGHLEAKHRALDSLVKVMKEDEKTVLAVLGRNNISALIQLLAATSPFIREKAAMAICSIVESQNCEKWLISEGVLPPLIRLVESGSALCKEKAAISLQMLSISAETAREIVGHGGAQPLLEICRTSNSVVQAAAACTLKNMSTIPEVRQSLAEEGIIPVMINLLGSGILLESKAYAAECLQNLTAGSENLRNSVISEGGIQSLLVYIDGTLAQESAIGAVRNLLSLVPTEAVTSLGVLPCLLRVLRGGLLGAQQAAASAICVVSSSPEMKKIIGEAGFIPPLVKLLEAKSNSVREVAAQAIASLMTLSQNCNDVKKDENSVPNLVMLLDSSPHNTAKKYAVACLVNLALSKKCKKLMISHGAIGYLKKLVEMEVPSAKKLLERLERGNLSIFSRK comes from the coding sequence ATGGTAGAAGATAGTATGAAGGGACGTCCTGGAGACTGTCAGTTGACTGAAGATTGGTTGTTACATGCACATGAGCTGGTTCCACTGGCACTACAAAAGGCTAGGGAGGTCAAAGTGTTTCCCGGTAGATGGAAGATGATTATTATCAAGATGGAGCAGATCCCATCACGTTTATCGGATTTGTCTAGCCACCCCTTTTTCTCCAGGAATGCTCTCTGTAAGGAGCAATTGCAAGCTGTCTCGAAAACGTTGGAAGAAGTAATTGAATTGGCAGATATCTGCGTGCAGGAAAAATACGAGGGGAAGCTTAGAATGCAGAACGATCTTGACTCTTTGTCTGGGAAGTTGGATTTAAACTTGCGAGACTGTGGCCATTTGATCAAGACAGGAGTGCTAAGTGAAGCCACTTTGCCCCTATCTGTAACTGGTACTTTGACTGAACCTGAGTCTACCGACCATAAAAATGTGAGGGAATTGCTTGCCCGGCTTCAGATTGGGCACTTGGAGGCCAAACACAGAGCTCTTGATAGCCTTGTCAAGGTCATGAAAGAGGATGAAAAGACCGTCTTGGCCGTCTTAGGACGTAATAACATTTCTGCTCTAATCCAGTTGCTTGCTGCAACATCTCCCTTCATTCGTGAGAAAGCAGCAATGGCAATTTGCTCAATTGTGGAATCACAGAATTGTGAAAAATGGCTAATTTCGGAGGGTGTTCTGCCACCTCTCATACGGCTTGTTGAGTCTGGCAGTGCTCTTTGTAAAGAAAAGGCTGCAATTTCCCTCCAAATGCTATCAATATCAGCTGAAACTGCCCGTGAAATTGTTGGCCATGGAGGAGCTCAGCCACTGCTCGAGATCTGCCGAACAAGCAATTCTGTGGTGCAGGCGGCAGCTGCATGCACTTTGAAGAACATGTCAACCATTCCTGAGGTTAGGCAATCTCTAGCCGAAGAAGGAATCATTCCAGTAATGATAAATCTCCTTGGGAGCGGAATTCTCTTAGAATCAAAAGCTTACGCAGCCGAGTGCTTGCAGAATCTCACTGCAGGCAGTGAAAATCTAAGGAACTCTGTGATTTCAGAAGGTGGCATACAAAGTCTATTGGTTTACATTGATGGCACACTCGCCCAGGAATCAGCTATTGGAGCAGTGAGAAATCTACTCAGCTTAGTTCCGACCGAAGCTGTAACATCTCTTGGTGTTCTTCCGTGTTTACTGCGTGTACTTAGAGGAGGATTGTTAGGTGCTCAGCAGGCAGCTGCATCAGCAATCTGCGTGGTTAGCAGCTCACCGGAGATGAAAAAGATAATCGGGGAAGCGGGGTTCATTCCTCCACTAGTTAAGCTGCTTGAGGCGAAGTCAAACAGTGTCCGGGAAGTGGCGGCGCAAGCAATCGCAAGCTTGATGACACTGTCCCAAAATTGCAATGATGTGAAGAAGGATGAGAACAGTGTTCCAAATCTTGTAATGTTGCTTGACTCAAGTCCTCATAACACAGCAAAGAAATATGCAGTTGCCTGTCTTGTAAATCTTGCTTTGAGCAAGAAATGCAAGAAGCTGATGATTTCACATGGAGCAATTGGGTATCTCAAGAAACTTGTAGAAATGGAGGTTCCTAGTGCTAAGAAGCTATTAGAGAGATTGGAAAGAGGGAACTTGAGTATTTTCAGCAGGAAATAA
- the LOC120069534 gene encoding peroxisomal membrane protein 11D, with translation MSTLDVTRAELALVVLYLNKAEARDKICRAIQYGSKFLSNGEPGTAQNVDRSTALARKVFRLFKFVNDLHGLISPTPQGTPLPLVLLGKSKNALLSTFLFLDQIVWLSRTGIYKNKERAELIGRISLFCWMGSSICSTLVELGELGRLSSARKKLEKDLKNRNKYEDEKYCAKVKQSNERSLALIKAAMDVVVAIGLLQLAPKKITPRVTGAFGFATSLISCYQLLPSAPKSKAS, from the exons ATGAGCACATTGGATGTAACCAGAGCAGAACTTGCGCTTGTTGTTTTGTATCTGAATAAGGCTGAAGCCAGAGACAAGATATGCAGAGCTATACAATATGGCTCTAAATTCTTGAGCAATGGAGAACCTGGAACAGCACAGAATGTTGATAGATCCACTGCCTTAGCACGCAAAGTCTTTCGTCTTTTCAAG TTTGTCAATGATCTGCATGGACTAATCAGCCCTACTCCCCAAGGAACACCTCTACCCCTTGTTCTTTTAGGGAAG TCCAAGAATGCTTTGTTATCGACTTTTCTATTCCTTGATCAAATTGTTTGGCTCAGTAGGACGGGCATCTATAAG aacaaAGAACGCGCGGAGCTGATTGGCCGGATATCACTCTTTTGTTGGATGGGTTCATCAATCTGTTCCACATTGGTTGAG CTTGGAGAGCTTGGGAGGCTTTCCTCAGCAAGAAAAAAGCTGGAGAAGGATCTTAAGAATAGGAATAAATATGAA GATGAGAAATACTGCGCAAAGGTCAAGCAATCGAACGAGCGGTCCCTTGCACTGATTAAAGCCGCCATGGATGTTGTTGTTGCAATTGGACTACTTCAGTTGGCACCTAAGAAAATAACTCCTCGCGTCACTGGAGCATTTGGATTTGCCACCTCTTTGATATCATGTTATCAG TTGCTTCCATCAGCACCAAAGTCCAAGGCCTCTTAA